A segment of the Gossypium hirsutum isolate 1008001.06 chromosome D10, Gossypium_hirsutum_v2.1, whole genome shotgun sequence genome:
AACACTTGCCGCCCCTCCATGGCATTGAGTTTCAACCCTTTGAGGTTTGTCCCAAGATCTTTGTTATTTTCAATCAGACTGATAATAGGAACCAAGTCTTGTTCAACCCGGCTATCACAAACAAGTTTCATGGTAATGGATTAAATGTTTTTGCAAATTACAATGATGGCAAGTATGAGAGGAAAGATGTTTATGATGTGGGAGAAGAAACATCCTCTTTTCTGAAAGAGGATTCGGATGATATTGATGCACTGCTCAGCTCGGAAGAGGAAGAACAAGTTGAGTATGACGAAGAAGAGGTTAGCACAGCCCGAACCTTTGGAAATTATGAATTGGATACTGCTGATTCTCGCTCTGCTCATGGCTCGAAACTGGAAATTATCAAATCGCCAAAGCACCCTCAAGTCTCGATGGAGCTGAATTGAATGTCCGTTACCAACTGACAAATTTGACAGGgcagagaaagaaaaaatatatgaaacTGAGATGGAaaacaatgaaaagaaaaaatatatgaaacTGAGATGGAAAACAATGAAAGTGAACTGGAAAGGTTGCGCAATTTAGTAAAGGAACTGGAGGAGAGGGAATTGAAGCTCGAGGGCGAATTGCTTGAGTACTACGGTTTAAAAAAGCAGGAATCAGATATTGCTAAATTACAAAAGCAGCTTAACATCAAGACAGTTGAAATTGACATGCTGAATATTACCATAAACTCTTTGCAAACCGAGAGGAAGAAGCTTCAAGAAGAGATTGCACATGGAGCTTTTATAAAGAAGGAGCTGGAGGTGGCTAGGAACAAAATCAAGGAGCTACAAAGGCAAATTCAACTTGCTGCTAACCAAACAAAAGCTCAGGTATTGTTTCTCAAGCAACAAGTTTCTGGTCTTCAAGCAAAAGAGCAAGAAGCCATCAAAAGTGATGCTGAGATTGACAAGAAATTGAAAGCTTTAAAGGAGTTAGAAATTGAAGTTGTGGAGCTTAGGAGAAAGAATAAAGAGCTTCAACATGAAAAGAGGGAGTTAACTGTTAAACTGGATGCTGCTGAAGCAAAAATAACCTCCCTTTCCAACATGACAGAGGTAAGTCCCACAGACATCTCTTATTTATCATATTCTGAACTACATTTatcttatttatcttatttatcagCAAATGGTGTAAAGGAGAACAATCTTTCAGAATTAAATTATCTTCTGCACCCTCTAGCATGCCTATAGTGAAAAAGGTTTAAACTTAAAACCAATCAACTCCAAGATTCATTTATTTAGATGAATTATTTAAAACATTATGCAACCAATATTTGCTCTTCCAACTTAATTATAATTCAGCTTTTAGgacaaaattcaaattaaaacatgttgttccaatagggtcggaagcgtgtaaatt
Coding sequences within it:
- the LOC121222090 gene encoding transcription factor bHLH144-like, which gives rise to MVVFPPCAKHLPPLHGIEFQPFEVCPKIFVIFNQTDNRNQVLFNPAITNKFHGNGLNVFANYNDGKYERKDVYDVGEETSSFLKEDSDDIDALLSSEEEEQVEYDEEEVSTARTFGNYELDTADSRSAHGSKLEIIKSPKHPQVSMELN